The Petrotoga mobilis SJ95 genomic sequence TTTACTGTAGGGGAATACTTCTTCGGCGGATAATATAGTTATTTCCCCTTGAGGATCCAGAGATTCTAATGTTCGAGCAGCATTTAAGCCAGCTGCACTAGCTCCAACAATAACGTATCTCATTTTGAAATCTGGACCTCCAATTCTTTAAGTTTTTCTTCTGTGGGAACACTGTCTTTATCCCATCCTCTTAACTGATAGTATTCATCCAGCATCTTTTCAAGATCTTCTACCTGTCCTTTCGAAGGACCCGTTTTGATTGGTTCATTTAATATTCTTGGAGGTAAGGTATCATCCTGTCTTGTAAAACCAGCTTTAAGATTGAAAAGCTTTTCAATATTCCAAATTCTTTCTCCAATTTTCATGAACTCTTGGGCATCTATTGAAAAACCTGTTGCAGTTGACACCATCTCGGCTAACTCATTAGCACTGAGACCAAAAGTCGTGAACAAACATATTCCAGAAGAATCAAGTGCACCGGTTAAATCTTGTAAGGTTTTAATTATAGCCGCTTTGCCTTCATAAGCGTACTGATCAGCATCTCCCAATACCTCTACGGCTGTTCCATATCCTCTGACGTGGCAAGCACCACGATTGCTAGTTGCATATTCTAAACCCATACCTTTGATAGCCCTTGGATCGTAAGCTGGGAACTCCTGTTTCTTTGCCGACATAGAAAGTTCCGGATGACCATAATGCTCTGCTAAGCGATAGGAACCTTGAGCTAATAATTTCCCAAAATTTCCTTCTTGCTTGCACGCCAATTCCACGGCTTTTAACATAGCTTCTGCTGAACCAAATCTAAGTTCAAAAGGGGCATCTTCCTTGGGCATATATCCTTTTTCGTACAATTCCATGGCACAGGCGACCGTTGAACCCATAGCGATAGTATCGATTCCATATTTATCACAAAGATGATTTGCACTTATCACTGCATCAAGGTCTGAAACACCACACATTGCACCAAACGACCAAACTGATTCGTATTCTGGACCTCCTCCAATAGTTCCTTTATACGGTCCACTTTTTACTACCGTTACCCTACCACAAGCTATTGGACACTCAGCACATCCTTCATTTCTAATTAAATTTTTCTCCCTTAGAGTTTCTCCACTAATTTTATTTGCCTCTGGGAAATAAGCATCTTGGGCATTACGAGTGGGGAACCCACCAACACCATTGATAACATTCACCAACATTGCGGTACCTAACATAGCAGCCCCTTGACCTGCAAAGGCATCTTTGCTTAAAATATCTCTAGCCTTATAAACTGCTTTCATAAAAGCTTCAGGATCAGCCACTGGAGTATCTTCATTCCCTCTAACGGCTATCCCTTTTAGGTTCTTGCTTCCAACTGCGGCGCCAACACCGGTTCTTCCAGAAGCCCTATGACCATTGAACATTACGCTAGAGATAGGAGATAATTTCTCGCCAGCCGGTCCAATCGTCATGGTTTCAGCCAAGGGATGTGTTTGCTCTCTTATCAATTCGTCACTTTCGTCAGCCAATTTCCCCCATATTTCCTTTGCGGATCTGAATTCTACTTTACCTTTGTTAATCCATATATATACGGGTTCGGCTGATTTTCCTTCAACAACGATCATATCGTATCCTGTGTGTTTCAAAGCGGGGCCAAAATGTCCACCTGCATTAGAGCACGCAATAGCTCCATTCAAAGGACCTTTTGTGATTACCATAGTTCTTCCAGAAGAAGGAGCTAATGTTCCATCTAAAGGACCAGTGGCAAAAATGACCTTGTTTTCTTCAGAGAGAGGATCTACTTTCGGATCGATTTCTTCCAACAACAAACGAGTCCCATACCCTCTGCCCCCTAAATATTTCTGAGCCCACTCTTCATTCAATGGTTCACTTTTTACTTCTTTGGTTGTTAAGTTAACTCTCAATAATTTACCTTTGAATCCACCTTTTATCATTTTAAGCTCCCCCCTTTACTAAATCTTTTGCGATTTCTTTAAGGCGGGTGGCAGTTTCCCTTACTTTCACATTTGTGATATCTTCTACTTCTTCGTAAGACAAAGCTCCTGGATAGCACACTTTAATACACGCTGGATCCCCACCACAGTTATCACATTTTATTACCTCTTTCCCTGTGTGATCCAATTTTATGGAACCCCACGGGCATGCTACGATGCACTGTTTACATCCGATACATTTTTCCTTGTTAAGTTCTACCACCCCTGTTTCAGGGTTCTTAGTCAGAGCGGAAGTAGGGCATACTTCTTCACAATATGCTCTCTCACACTGCAGACAAACACTTGGGACGAAGGTTAAATCTTCCCAAAACTCGTTCACTTTGATTCGAGAGTCAAGGGGATTAAACTTTCCCGTATGCTCAAAAGAACAAGCATACTCACATGCCCTACATCCCGTGCATTTTGCCTGATCCAACATCAATACTTTCATGCACACTCCTCCTTTCAATATTTTAAAATGTTAACTGAACTACAGTTAACTAAAAAAAAAGAAAACTTTGTTACATTCAAACTCCTATTTTTGAAAAATTTATATTGTTGTTATTTTAACTCTTATGTAAAAAAAAGTCAATTTGATTTATTGGCAATTAGAAGCGTTTAGGGACGATTATTTTCAATTAGAAGGCAAATTCTTGCAAATAAGCGCTTTTCTTAATCTTATCTTGAAAAACAAGGATTAATAGAGGAATGAAAGTTCTTATTTTTCATTGAAGGTTAATTATTTCAAGGGAATAATCTTTTAAATCTATGAGTAGTAACTTGTTGTCGAGGGTATCTTTTCTTCCAATTATTACTTTAATTGTTTCTATTACTTGAAGGGATGCCATAATCGATACTACAGGTGAGATAACAGAGACCTTTTCTTGTGTTGTATCAATTTCTCCGAATATATCTTTTAAAGACGAAGTTTTACCTGGGATTATGGTTGTCAATTGACCATACCATTGATTAACGCCTGCATGAATATAAGGTACGTTGGATTCCCAAGCAAGTTGTTCAAGAATATATCTCGTTTCGAAATTATCAAGAGCGTCTAATATGACGTTCACATCTTTGGGTATTTTACTCTCTTTTGAAATTTTTTCTACCTTTGTTTCTATTTTCGTAGGCAAGTTAAAAGATTCAAGAATTTTTTTAGCTTGATCAACTTTGTATTCACCAATGCTATCCACGCCATATAAAACTTGACGGTTTAGGTTAGAAGGTTCAACCTTATCATAATCCACCAAATATATTTTTTTTACACCAACCCTTTGTAACTCCAAAGCCTGATGAGTTCCAAGACCTCCAGCACCACCAATATAAACAACAGCTTGTTTTAACTTTAAAGACTCCTCTTTTGAGAACAACCCTTTTTGTCTTTCCAAGTAATCCATATCATCCTCCTCCAGAAGGGGGAAAAATTGTTATTTCATCTTTATTTTCTACCAACGTATCCAATCCTTGTAAATGGCGAATATTTCTTCCATTTAATAATACTATTGTACCGCTTTTAAGTTCCCCGTTTTCTAGTAGTTTTCTACTAAAGTAATTATCAAACTCTTGATCCAATAATTTTATTATTTCTTTAACAGATTTCGATCCTGATAATTGGTAATCGACTTCATCCTTTTTCAAGTCAAGCTTTATTAGGGAAAAGAATTTAATTTTCAAATCTTTTCACTCCTTTCCAGATTCATTTCCAATTTTTCAATATCTTCCTTATAATTTATATTGAAAAACAATTTTTCAGGCTCTCCAATTTCTCTTATAATGGTTTCTTTTATTATTCTAACCTTTACTTTGGGGAAAAAACTCTTCAACTTTAATTGATCATTTATTAGTGAAGCATTGATAAAAGGCAAACATTTTTTGCTATAAACAGCGGCAAGTGGCTCAAGGTAAGAGTTGTACTCGGGCACAAGAACGTCATAATCTTTCTTCTGTAAGTTTACAAATTCAAAAAATTCACTTGTCAAAAAAGGCATATCACAGGCTGTCAAAAAGTTGTATTCGCTATCAGAACAGGTTAAACCCGTAAGCAACCCGCCTAATGGGCCTTTATTTGGTATTATATCCTCACAAAAAAATACATCTTGCAAAAAAACATACTCTTTTACGTTGCCTATTATGTATACTTTTTCAAATGCATTTTTTAGACCTTTAACAATCTGTTCTATCAAAGGTCTTCCGTTGATTGTTTCCATTGCTTTATTAGTCCCAAATCTGCTACTCTTGCCTCCTGATAGAAGTAAAGCGTTCATCAATTAAAACCTCTCTTCTTGAAACTCTTTTTTCAACTTTTTCTAACTTAACTGGGGTTATTTTTAATTCGGGTATCTTTGCTTTTAAATCATAAACACGATTGGTAAGTTTATTGGCTGGACTTTCCGCATAGTGAAAAGGCATGAAAAGTTGGCCAGGTTGAACTCTTTGTCCAACCTTTGCATAGGTTTCAACCGTTCCTTGAGGCGAAGTTATCCTAACTCTATCTTTATCTTTGATCCCCAATTTTTTTGCATCTTCTATGTTTATTTCGACATAAGAGTCTGGTTCATGCTTGTCAATAGGATAGGATCGCCTGGTCATAGTACCTGTATGGAAATGGTATAACATCCTTCCTGTCATTAAGGTAAAATTGTACTTTTCATCGGCTTCTTTTTCTGGAGGAGCAAACTCAACTGGAAAAAACTTGCCTTTCCCACGAGAAAAACCATCCTTATGCAAATATTTTGTACCTGGATGATTAACATCAGGGCAAGGCCATTGCAAACCACCTTTTTCCAATCTTTCATAACTTATTCCGCCGTATAATTTTGATACTTGTGCGATCTCATCCATAATTTCAGAAGGAGAATTATATTTCATTTCATAACCCATTTTATTAGCCAATTTAGTTAATATCTCCCAATCTGCTTTAGCCCTTCCAGGAGAGTTGACCGCTTTTCTCACCCTTTGTATGCGTCGTTCGGTATTTGTAAACGTACCCTCTTTTTCAGCAAACGACGCCGCTGGCAAAACTACATCTGCAAATTGTGCACTTTCAGTCAAGAATATATCCTGCACTATTAAAAAATCCAAACTTTCTAGAGCTTTTTTAACATGGTCTTGATCTGGATCAGACAAAAAAGGATTCTCACCCATTATGTAGAGAGCTTTTATCTTTTTACCTGCTTCTTCAAACATTTCTGTTAATGTCAATCCTTCTCTATCAGTTAATTTTACACCCCAATAATTCTCAAACTTTTCTCTAATTTTGGGATCACTGACTTTTTGATAACCAGGATAAACATCAGATAAAGCCCCAACATCACAAGCACCTTGCACGTTGTTTTGTCCCCTTAATGGATTAACTCCTGTGCTTTCAAAACCAACGTTCCCAGTTAAGAGTGCAAGATTCGTAAGAGAAAGTACGTTGTTAGTTCCGTATTTATGTTGAGTTATTCCCATTGCAAAATATATTGCTGCTTTTTCGGCTAAACCAAACATTTTTGCAGCTTCGATTATCTTATCTGCTGGCACACCTGTAATCTGGGATACTTTAGATGGTGTATAACCTTCTATTACTTTTATATAACTTTCAAATCCTTCCGTTCTTTCTTCAATGAATTTTTTATCAAGTAACCCTTCGTTGACGATAACATTCATTATTCCATTTATTAAAGCCACATCTGTTCCAGGCTTGTGATGTAATGAAATGTCAGCAATTTCAGAAAGTTCTATCTTCCGAGGATCTGCTACTATTAAATGGGTCCCGTTTTTCTTCGCCTTTTTTATCTTGCTTCCAATTACCGGATGATTCTCCGTTGGATTTGAACCTATAACAAATATTACATCACTTCCCTCTATTTCTGATATAGAGTTGGTCATGGCTCCCGAACCAAATGCCATCCCTAATCCAACAACAGTGGAGGCATGACAAAGTCTGGCACAGTGATCTACAGAATTTGTACCAATTACTGCCCTCATAAATTTCTGCATAATATAGTTTTCTTCATTTGTACATTTTGCTGAGCTCAACCCACCTATTGAATCACTTCCATACTTTCCTCTTATATTCAATAGTTTTTCTGCAACATAATCTAATGCTTCTTCCCAACTAACTTTTTCAAAATGTCCATTTCTCTTTATCAAAGGGTCAGTCAATCTATCAGGGTGATTGACAAAATCATAACCAAAACGGCCTTTCACACAGCTTTCTCCATGGGGGTTTGGAGAGTTTTCGTTGTAAACCGAACCAACTTGAATTATTTTATTGTTTTTGGTTCTTAATTCCAATTGACAACCAACCCCACAGTAAGGACAGGTTGTTATAGTTTTTTTAAATTCGTAATAACGCCCTTTTCCTTTGGAAGGAATATAAGTAAGAGCCCCCGTTGGGCACATTTCAACGCATTGCCCACAAAAGACGCATGGAGAATCTTTCCCTCCCAGATCTTCATCAAATGGAGGGCTAACTTTAGTTTCAAAACCTCTATTGACAAAATCCAATGCGTTACACATTTGAATCTCTTTACATGTTCGTACACATTTGCCACAAAGTATGCATTTGTCTGGATCAAGCTGTATAAATTCATTCTGAGCTTTTATCTCAAAACGTGGGAGTTTCTTTGTTCCGAAGGTGGATTCTTTAATTCCATATTCGTAAGCTAAATCCTGAAGGACACAGTTTCCATTAGCTTCACATGTCATACAATCCATTGGATGATCAGAAACTAGTAAATCTACAACCGTCTTTCTAGCCTCGATAACCCGTTCACTATCCGTTAAAACCTTCATCCCATCAGTTACTGGTGTAACACAAGAGGCAACTAATTTACGATTATTTTCCAATTCTACCAAACACATTCTACAAGAACCTACATCGGATAAATGTGGACTATGACATATGGTAGGAATATAGATACCGTTTTGTTTTGCAACCTGGAGTATAGTTTGGCCTGGTTCAGCTTCGTAATCATTATGATTTATAGTAACTACCAAAACATAAGACCCCTTTCATTATTAAATTTACGAAAAATTCAATATCAAAAAATCATATTCTTAGCGGTGAAAATATTTACAACAACTTCTTCATCTACTAGTTGAAGTTTATCTGTAATATTATATCTCGTTATTCCTTTTGAAGAGTAAGAAATGTAAAGATATCCATTTTTACAATCCATACTTAAAATTGGAAGATCTAAATTTATTATTCGATTTAAATCAAAACTTGACAGATCAACGATCGTCAATTGAGAGCCTATAGAATAAAATATATATTTATCATTCAGAGCAATTATATCGGGCGAATAATCAAAGCTAAAATAATCGATAATGTTAAAATTTACGTCTGTCCTAAATACCCCTTTTTCTGTTAAAAGGATAAATCCATCAGAAATTGAATGAATTTGTTCAATATGATCTTTGGAATAAAATTTAAAACTACTCTTTCCCGTTAAAAAGTTAAACTCTGTTATCTTATCTTCCTCAGCTATATACGCAAAGTTATCAATAATTTCTATATCTTGAGCCATTCCTACAAACACCTTTGTTCCATAAAAGAAAGAATATATATTCTCTTGGGCAATAACGAATACATCTTCTTGGGTTTCTTTTATACCTACAATGTTTTCAGGAAAACTTTTGGTAATTGTATTCGTAGCATCATAGAAATTAACTACATTTTCATTGAGTTCGTAAAAGCCCTTCTCGCCTTTTATCAAATCCCCAATATATCTTTTCTCCCATAACTTTTCTTTTTGTTTATCTATATAAACTATCTTTCCACCCTCATCAATTAACACCCCTGATTCCAACGCAACGAAATCATCAATTGAGTCAACTGTATTAATATACTTAAGTAATTCTTTAGTATCTAATTCATAAATATACAGCCCATCTTCGTTATTCGTTAAGTATATATACCCGTCATTTATCAAAATATTTGGTCTAGAAAATTGTCCAGTAATAATTTCTTGAGTTTCTAATGATTCCAAACTTCTTTTATATACACCGTTATTCGTAGAAAAATAAAGCAAATCATCTGCTAAATGTATAGAAAAAGCATCTTCATCCCATATATACAATGGTTTCACATCATGTTTTTTTGTCGTGGTCAAATCTTTTGTTTCAAATATTTGTATACCCATTAAATCGTCGTTCACTACAAAAAAATCCTTACTCAAACTAATCATTCTAGGTGAAACCAACTGATCATAATGATTAATTTCTTCAACTGTTCGATCTTCTTTGACTTCATAAATCTTCATCCCTAAACCTGGACCAATCACAAATAAATACTTTTCAAACATTTCAACTTGGGTTACCATGCCCCGTAAACGAATATGTTCTTTCAATCTTATATACACCTTATCTTTCAAATCGAAGCTTATCAAGCCATTTTCACCATCCGCAACAAATAATAATTCTCCATTCGTTGCAACGGATAAAGAATCACCAAATGTGGAGTAAGAGTTTAATAAAGTTACTTTTTGGGGATCTGAAAAATCATAAATTTTCAATCCCTCTCTGTCAACAAGATAAAGATAATCTTCATAAATTTGAGCATCGTTAACATAACTACCGGTTGTTACTGAAGCAATTATTTCTTTCTTTTCAACATCGAAAACATAAAATCCTTCGTAACCTCCTATTATTACTCCGTATTTGGCATTTACTGTTGAGATAGGAATTTTTTCTTGAACAATCGGATTAGTAACCTCTTCTACTTGAGTACTACTCACCTGAACAGACCTTTCTTTTGCAATTTGGATGTAAAATATTACAACCGAAGTCATTATCAAAATTAAAACAATTAAAAAGC encodes the following:
- a CDS encoding aldehyde ferredoxin oxidoreductase family protein; protein product: MIKGGFKGKLLRVNLTTKEVKSEPLNEEWAQKYLGGRGYGTRLLLEEIDPKVDPLSEENKVIFATGPLDGTLAPSSGRTMVITKGPLNGAIACSNAGGHFGPALKHTGYDMIVVEGKSAEPVYIWINKGKVEFRSAKEIWGKLADESDELIREQTHPLAETMTIGPAGEKLSPISSVMFNGHRASGRTGVGAAVGSKNLKGIAVRGNEDTPVADPEAFMKAVYKARDILSKDAFAGQGAAMLGTAMLVNVINGVGGFPTRNAQDAYFPEANKISGETLREKNLIRNEGCAECPIACGRVTVVKSGPYKGTIGGGPEYESVWSFGAMCGVSDLDAVISANHLCDKYGIDTIAMGSTVACAMELYEKGYMPKEDAPFELRFGSAEAMLKAVELACKQEGNFGKLLAQGSYRLAEHYGHPELSMSAKKQEFPAYDPRAIKGMGLEYATSNRGACHVRGYGTAVEVLGDADQYAYEGKAAIIKTLQDLTGALDSSGICLFTTFGLSANELAEMVSTATGFSIDAQEFMKIGERIWNIEKLFNLKAGFTRQDDTLPPRILNEPIKTGPSKGQVEDLEKMLDEYYQLRGWDKDSVPTEEKLKELEVQISK
- a CDS encoding 4Fe-4S dicluster domain-containing protein, with amino-acid sequence MKVLMLDQAKCTGCRACEYACSFEHTGKFNPLDSRIKVNEFWEDLTFVPSVCLQCERAYCEEVCPTSALTKNPETGVVELNKEKCIGCKQCIVACPWGSIKLDHTGKEVIKCDNCGGDPACIKVCYPGALSYEEVEDITNVKVRETATRLKEIAKDLVKGGA
- a CDS encoding HesA/MoeB/ThiF family protein → MDYLERQKGLFSKEESLKLKQAVVYIGGAGGLGTHQALELQRVGVKKIYLVDYDKVEPSNLNRQVLYGVDSIGEYKVDQAKKILESFNLPTKIETKVEKISKESKIPKDVNVILDALDNFETRYILEQLAWESNVPYIHAGVNQWYGQLTTIIPGKTSSLKDIFGEIDTTQEKVSVISPVVSIMASLQVIETIKVIIGRKDTLDNKLLLIDLKDYSLEIINLQ
- a CDS encoding MoaD family protein, producing MKIKFFSLIKLDLKKDEVDYQLSGSKSVKEIIKLLDQEFDNYFSRKLLENGELKSGTIVLLNGRNIRHLQGLDTLVENKDEITIFPPSGGG
- a CDS encoding molybdenum cofactor guanylyltransferase: MNALLLSGGKSSRFGTNKAMETINGRPLIEQIVKGLKNAFEKVYIIGNVKEYVFLQDVFFCEDIIPNKGPLGGLLTGLTCSDSEYNFLTACDMPFLTSEFFEFVNLQKKDYDVLVPEYNSYLEPLAAVYSKKCLPFINASLINDQLKLKSFFPKVKVRIIKETIIREIGEPEKLFFNINYKEDIEKLEMNLERSEKI
- the fdhF gene encoding formate dehydrogenase subunit alpha, with translation MVVTINHNDYEAEPGQTILQVAKQNGIYIPTICHSPHLSDVGSCRMCLVELENNRKLVASCVTPVTDGMKVLTDSERVIEARKTVVDLLVSDHPMDCMTCEANGNCVLQDLAYEYGIKESTFGTKKLPRFEIKAQNEFIQLDPDKCILCGKCVRTCKEIQMCNALDFVNRGFETKVSPPFDEDLGGKDSPCVFCGQCVEMCPTGALTYIPSKGKGRYYEFKKTITTCPYCGVGCQLELRTKNNKIIQVGSVYNENSPNPHGESCVKGRFGYDFVNHPDRLTDPLIKRNGHFEKVSWEEALDYVAEKLLNIRGKYGSDSIGGLSSAKCTNEENYIMQKFMRAVIGTNSVDHCARLCHASTVVGLGMAFGSGAMTNSISEIEGSDVIFVIGSNPTENHPVIGSKIKKAKKNGTHLIVADPRKIELSEIADISLHHKPGTDVALINGIMNVIVNEGLLDKKFIEERTEGFESYIKVIEGYTPSKVSQITGVPADKIIEAAKMFGLAEKAAIYFAMGITQHKYGTNNVLSLTNLALLTGNVGFESTGVNPLRGQNNVQGACDVGALSDVYPGYQKVSDPKIREKFENYWGVKLTDREGLTLTEMFEEAGKKIKALYIMGENPFLSDPDQDHVKKALESLDFLIVQDIFLTESAQFADVVLPAASFAEKEGTFTNTERRIQRVRKAVNSPGRAKADWEILTKLANKMGYEMKYNSPSEIMDEIAQVSKLYGGISYERLEKGGLQWPCPDVNHPGTKYLHKDGFSRGKGKFFPVEFAPPEKEADEKYNFTLMTGRMLYHFHTGTMTRRSYPIDKHEPDSYVEINIEDAKKLGIKDKDRVRITSPQGTVETYAKVGQRVQPGQLFMPFHYAESPANKLTNRVYDLKAKIPELKITPVKLEKVEKRVSRREVLIDERFTSIRRQE
- a CDS encoding LVIVD repeat-containing protein, encoding MRKIIKNYTILGFLIVLILIMTSVVIFYIQIAKERSVQVSSTQVEEVTNPIVQEKIPISTVNAKYGVIIGGYEGFYVFDVEKKEIIASVTTGSYVNDAQIYEDYLYLVDREGLKIYDFSDPQKVTLLNSYSTFGDSLSVATNGELLFVADGENGLISFDLKDKVYIRLKEHIRLRGMVTQVEMFEKYLFVIGPGLGMKIYEVKEDRTVEEINHYDQLVSPRMISLSKDFFVVNDDLMGIQIFETKDLTTTKKHDVKPLYIWDEDAFSIHLADDLLYFSTNNGVYKRSLESLETQEIITGQFSRPNILINDGYIYLTNNEDGLYIYELDTKELLKYINTVDSIDDFVALESGVLIDEGGKIVYIDKQKEKLWEKRYIGDLIKGEKGFYELNENVVNFYDATNTITKSFPENIVGIKETQEDVFVIAQENIYSFFYGTKVFVGMAQDIEIIDNFAYIAEEDKITEFNFLTGKSSFKFYSKDHIEQIHSISDGFILLTEKGVFRTDVNFNIIDYFSFDYSPDIIALNDKYIFYSIGSQLTIVDLSSFDLNRIINLDLPILSMDCKNGYLYISYSSKGITRYNITDKLQLVDEEVVVNIFTAKNMIF